A single region of the Lactobacillus xylocopicola genome encodes:
- a CDS encoding YueI family protein translates to MSDDLNTRIENAAQGITPQTRPDERRQFLGSLRERVLLRMNNTEVEDPQLTQQFLLHFKDFRGYSILVNGNLHNDFLNQVELSCSKYDIPFTLVNNETAKTGPTDTAILVVAKTAINKLRVEIGQVYAPEMPKSELSQKTGSEKTGFWHRLFHGESS, encoded by the coding sequence ATGTCCGATGATTTAAATACCAGAATCGAAAATGCTGCCCAAGGGATTACCCCCCAAACGCGGCCCGATGAACGCAGACAGTTTCTCGGTTCTTTACGTGAACGCGTTTTGCTGCGCATGAATAACACCGAAGTCGAAGATCCCCAGTTAACTCAACAGTTCTTGCTACACTTTAAAGACTTCAGGGGCTATTCCATTTTGGTCAATGGCAACCTCCACAATGACTTTTTAAACCAAGTCGAATTAAGTTGCAGTAAGTACGACATTCCATTCACGCTAGTCAATAATGAAACAGCCAAAACCGGCCCAACTGATACCGCGATCTTAGTAGTCGCCAAAACGGCCATTAATAAGCTGCGCGTTGAAATTGGTCAGGTGTACGCACCAGAAATGCCGAAATCCGAGCTAAGTCAGAAAACTGGCTCCGAAAAGACTGGTTTTTGGCACCGGCTCTTTCATGGAGAATCATCATGA
- the rpsD gene encoding 30S ribosomal protein S4 yields the protein MSRYTGPSWKRSRRLGISLSGTGKELSRRNYAPGQHGPNSRGRLSEYGEQLHEKQKLRWMYGLNERQFRTLFKRAGKIRQGEHGTNFMVLLECRLDSLVYRLGFATTREQARQLVNHGHITVDGKRVDIPSYDVKVGQIIGLREKSKNLQQVKDALEAVVGRPSFVSFDDNKVEGSLVRLPERDELEPEINEALVVEYYNKLL from the coding sequence ATGTCAAGATATACAGGTCCAAGTTGGAAACGATCAAGAAGATTAGGTATCTCACTTTCAGGTACTGGTAAAGAACTTAGTCGGCGTAACTATGCGCCAGGTCAACACGGCCCTAACTCACGCGGTCGCCTGTCAGAATACGGCGAACAATTGCACGAAAAGCAGAAGCTGCGTTGGATGTACGGCCTGAACGAGCGTCAATTTAGAACTTTGTTCAAGCGGGCCGGTAAGATTCGTCAGGGCGAGCATGGTACCAACTTCATGGTTCTGCTTGAATGCCGCCTGGACAGCCTGGTTTACCGTCTTGGCTTTGCCACTACTAGAGAACAAGCTAGACAATTAGTTAACCACGGCCATATTACTGTTGATGGCAAGCGCGTTGATATTCCTTCATATGATGTCAAGGTTGGTCAAATCATTGGCCTCAGGGAAAAATCAAAGAACTTGCAACAAGTCAAAGATGCACTTGAAGCAGTTGTGGGCCGCCCATCATTTGTTTCATTTGATGACAATAAGGTGGAAGGTTCTCTTGTACGTCTTCCAGAACGTGACGAACTGGAACCTGAAATTAACGAAGCCCTAGTTGTTGAATACTACAACAAGCTACTTTAA